Genomic DNA from Candidatus Sulfurimonas marisnigri:
ATTGGTAAAAAGTACAAACTTAACGGAACTATGATTGTTCCAACCAAATCTATATGAGATAGAGGATTTATAGTTAATCTGCCTGCATTTTTTGCAGTTGAATCGCCGTACATGTAAGCAACCCAGCCGTGCATTATTTCATGTCCTATAATTGCTACTGCAAGCGCCAATACGGCTGCTAGTATTTTAAGTAAATCAATAGATTCCATGGTCATCTTTGTCTTTTTTTATTCGTTCTGCTATTGCTTTTTCTAAGTGTTCAGGTGATTCCAAGTCTGTAGGAGTTTTACCGATTCTATCCCATCTGATTTCCCAATGTTCATCAACGCTGAAGTAGATAAACCAAGGAGTTCCTTCAATGTTATCATAAGGCACTGCTCCCCAAAAACGGCTGTCATTAGAATGGTCACGATTATCACCCATCATAAAGTAGTTATCTTCTTCAATTTTAATAGGTGCAAAGTTAAACAGCTGAGAATGATATTTACCATTATCAACTATTTTAGTGTCATTATGAATACCAGGATGTTGTTTTCTGTAAGGATTTTTAACCCACAGTCTTCCTGCAAATACTACTATCTCAAAGCCTTTAAAATTCTCTTTTATCCACTCATCACCTTCACTGAAATGAATAAATAAATTTTTCTCATGTAAAAACAGCTCATCACCAGGAGTTGCAACACATCTCTTTACAAAATGCTGTTTAGTGTTGTTTGGCGGTCTGAAAATCACTATATCGCCTCTTTTTGGCTTGTCTCCGTCCATCAGGCGAAGCTTGTCACTCCACGGCATAATGGACATTTCCAAGAATGGTATATGAGGCATGGAGATACCGTAGGCGAATTTTTTGGCAAAAAGGTGGTCACCAATAAGAAGTGAGTCTTTCATTGAACCACTAGGAATTCTAAATGCTTGAGCTATAAAAAATATTACAAATAAAACTATGATTATAGTTCCTGTCCATGAGTTTGAGAATCTATAAGTTTTGTGCAAAATCTCCTTCATCTATACTCTCCTAAGCGCATTGGCATTTGCAGCTTTTAGAGTATTGCTAAGTAGCATAGCTATTGTCATAGGACCAACTCCACCTGGAACTGGAGTTATGTAAGAGCATTTTTTGCTAACATTTTCAAAGTCAACATCACCAACAAGTTTTCCATTATCAGCTCTGTTTATTCCAATATCAATTATTATTGCATCTTGCTTTACCATATCTTCTTTTATAAGATTTATTACACCGACACCAACTAAAAGAATATCAGCATTTAGTGTATGTTTTTTCAAATCATCAGTAAATATATGGCAGATTTCAACAGTTGCATCAGCATTTAAAAGTAGGGCAGCCATAGGTTTTCCTACTATATTAGAAGCGCCTACTACAACGCAGTTTTTCCCCTTAATATCAATATTGTACTCTGCTAAAAGTTCCATAACTCCAAGTGGAGTACATGGAACAAATCCATCAAGTCCAGTTGTTAAACGACCGACATTATATGGGTGAAAACCATCTACATCCTTACTTGGATCTACTAATTCAAGTATTTTTGTTGTATCAATTTGAGGAGGAAGCGGAAGTTGAATTAATATCCCATCAATATTTGGATTGTTATTCATCATTGTAATTGTATTTTCTATTGCTTCTTGAGAAATATCTTCTGGCATTTCATGCGTAACAGAATAAAAGCCAACTCTATCACACGCCTTTTTTTTCATGCTAACATAAGCAGCACTAGCAGGGTCATGGCCTACTAGTACTACGGCTAATCCTGGAACTGAGCCAGAAATTTTTTTAAACTCTTTTACGCCACTAAGTACAATAGTTTCTATCTTTGTTGAAAGTGCTTTACCATCGAGAAGTTGCATTTAAACCTCATAAATTATTTTTTTGTTATTATACCGATATATATTGAAGGGTCGCTTTATGAGATACATATTATTTTTATTAATGCCATTTTACCTATTTGCAAAATCTAGCTTTATTACACCTATGGAATACGCATCATCACTCTATAAAAACCCAAGAGGAATAGGTTGTCATTTGTGCCATGGGGAGAGTGGAGAAGGTAGGCTTGTTGCTACTTATATGGATAAGAAAATAAAAAAAAGCTTTAGCGGCAATGCAATAAACAGTCTTGATTTTGGCAAATTTCACAAGGCATTAAATGAAAGAAAAAATGGTATGCCTAGATACTTTTTGACAAAAAAAGAGATTCAAGCACTCTATTTCTACCTCCAAGAAAAAAAGAAAAAAAGCAGTTCAAATGAAAAATGAATTATTATTAGAGATACAAACAGCTTATAAAAATAGAGATTTACAGGCTCTTGATGCTCTTGCAAAACCTAAATACAGAAATATAAACAAACATAATGATTTTCGTTCAGCATTAATGTTGTCGTGCAATAATATAAAGCATTTAAGCAAAATAGAAGATTTAGAAGCAGACTGTATTATGCTTAATTTAGAAGATGGCGTAAGCAAAGAAGAGAAACCTTTTGCATTAGTATTATGTGCCATATTTTTATCACACTTGCCTACATGTAATAAAAAACTTGTAGTAAGGGTAAACCCTCTTGATGAAACTGGATATGAAGAGATAACATACTTAAATCAATTTATGCCTGATGCCATAAGAGTTCCTAAAGTTAATACGCCACAGGAAGTGGAACGGGTAAGTGCTCTTGTAAATGACGAGATTGAGCTTCACCTATCTATCGAAACTGCGTCAGCTTGGCACAACTTATCTTCCCTAAGAGTTAATGAGAAAGTAACAACATTTTATTTTGGTATTTTAGACCTGTTTGCAGATATAAAGCTATCTCACAATCTTGTAAATAGAGATAATCCAACAATGCTATACATGTTATCTCATTTTTTTATCTCTTGTAAAACAATGGGCATAAAACCTGTCTCTTTTGTTTATCAGGAGTTTAAAAATTTAATAGAGTTCGATAAATGGCTAGAGCTCGAAAAGAGTATCGGTTATGACGCAAAAGGGTGTATATCTCCAGAGCAGGTATTACATGTGAACAAAATGTTTGTAAATGAAGTTAAAGAGATTCAAAGGGCACAAGTAATTATAAAGCTTTTTGAAATGCATAAAGAGCAGGGTATAACAGGCTTTGTAGATGAGGAGTATGGTTTTATAGATGAGCCAATCTATAAGGGAGCTTTAGCTCTACTTGAGAAAAAATGAACTCTACATGTAGAATTTAATATCTAGCTAAATTATAAAAAACGTTGTATCTAATCAATGTTTTTTCACTCGGTCTTGGGTATTTGCTGTATGCGTAGTCAATAGTCTCTTTTGTAGTGTTGTCAAGTACGAAATATCCGCTTTTTTGTAAAAATCTAAAATCACTTATATCACCATTTGGATGAAGATAAAACTCTATAATATTACTTCTATTAACATTCATATCTCTTGGTAAATTTACACTTGCAACTCTGGTTAAGACCTGCTGAGTTATCCTTCTCATAATCTCCTGATTATCTATTATGTATTGTTGTTGACCTGGAGTAAGTTTTCCAAACTCCTCGCCGTAAAGCTCTTTTATATTTTGGTCTATGCTACTACTGCTTTGAGCAACAGTTTTTTTCTTCTTTATCTCTTGTGATGATTTGTCTTCATACATCCAGGCAAGAGGGTCTTTTTTTTCTTCTTTTACCGGCTCTTTTTTAGACTCTAAGACTACATGCTTCTCTTTTGGTGGCAGAGGCTCTGTTTTGTTAATTGGTTTTTCTTCTACTTCGGGCTCTTCCTTTGGGAGATTTATTGGCTGTTTTTTTATTTCTGGTTGCTCTTGTATCTTTTTTTGATCATATAAGATTGGCTGCTGCTTTATAAACTTAACAATCTCTTTAAGTTGTTTTCCTTTTGGCATAGGTGGAGCTATATTAGATGGTTTTATTATTTTTTTTGTAACTCCTGCATCTTTAAACTTTTTAGGCATCTCTTTTAGAGATACTTTCATCCTTTGTTCCTCTTTTTCTTTTATTGGTTTTTTTACTTCAGGCGTTATGCTACCAAGTAGCCAAAAGAGCAAGATAAGTAAAAAGTGAATTAAGAGTGCCACAAAAAGGGCAAAAGATGAGCGATTCAAATATTTCCATTTATTATAAATTTTTGAATGATTATAACTAATATAGATTAATAGTTATTGGCTATAATAACAAAAAAATTATTAAGGTTATTCAATGGGTACACAAGCATCACTTAAAGCGTTCAATCAAGCAAAAGAATTAATCCCAGGTGGAGTTAACTCTCCAGTAAGAGCATTTAGCAGTGTTGGAGGCTCACCACTTTTTATAACAGAGGGTAGTGGAGCATATATAACTGATGTTGATGGAAACAAGTATGTTGACTTTGTACAAAGCTGGGGACCACTTATATTTGGTCACAGAGATGAAGCAATTGAGAGTGCTGTAATAGAGGCTGTAAAGCACGGACTTAGTTTTGGAGCTCCAACACAGGCTGAGACAGATTTAGCTTCTCTTGTGATATCTATGTTTGACTCAATTGATAAGATAAGATTCGTAAGCAGTGGTACAGAAGCTGTAATGAGCGCTATTCGTTTAGCTCGTGGATTTACAGGTCGTGATGATATTGTTAAGTTTACAGGGTGCTATCATGGTCATAGTGATTCATTATTAGTTGAAGCTGGAAGTGGTGCTGTTACTTTTGGAAACCCTAGTTCACCTGGTGTTCCCGCAGATTTTACGAAACATACTTTACTGGCAACTTATAATGATATAGAGAGTGTAAAGAAATGTTTTGCAGATAGCAAAGACATTGCATGTGTAATTATTGAGCCAATAGCAGGAAATATGGGTCTTGTTCCAGCAGATAAAGAGTTCTTGCACGAATTAAGAAAGCTTTGTGACGAAAATGGCACTCTACTTATTTTTGATGAAGTTATGAGTGGTTTTAGAGCATCTATTAATGGTGCTGAGTCAATAACTGGTGTTAAGCCAGACCTTATCACTCTTGGTAAAGTTATCGGTGGAGGTATGCCGGTTGGTGCATTTGGTGCAAGAGCAGAAATAATGGCAAAACTCTC
This window encodes:
- the lepB gene encoding signal peptidase I, whose protein sequence is MKEILHKTYRFSNSWTGTIIIVLFVIFFIAQAFRIPSGSMKDSLLIGDHLFAKKFAYGISMPHIPFLEMSIMPWSDKLRLMDGDKPKRGDIVIFRPPNNTKQHFVKRCVATPGDELFLHEKNLFIHFSEGDEWIKENFKGFEIVVFAGRLWVKNPYRKQHPGIHNDTKIVDNGKYHSQLFNFAPIKIEEDNYFMMGDNRDHSNDSRFWGAVPYDNIEGTPWFIYFSVDEHWEIRWDRIGKTPTDLESPEHLEKAIAERIKKDKDDHGIY
- the hemL gene encoding glutamate-1-semialdehyde 2,1-aminomutase; amino-acid sequence: MGTQASLKAFNQAKELIPGGVNSPVRAFSSVGGSPLFITEGSGAYITDVDGNKYVDFVQSWGPLIFGHRDEAIESAVIEAVKHGLSFGAPTQAETDLASLVISMFDSIDKIRFVSSGTEAVMSAIRLARGFTGRDDIVKFTGCYHGHSDSLLVEAGSGAVTFGNPSSPGVPADFTKHTLLATYNDIESVKKCFADSKDIACVIIEPIAGNMGLVPADKEFLHELRKLCDENGTLLIFDEVMSGFRASINGAESITGVKPDLITLGKVIGGGMPVGAFGARAEIMAKLSPEGPVYQAGTLSGNPVAMAAGLAAISKLKKNAQVMSVLNARATRLVEGMQKEAEACKITMQIDTRGSMFGFFFNEKPVKNFADACNSNAELFAKFHSGMLKEGFYFACSLYETGFISTATTDEMIEDTITASARVFKAITNG
- a CDS encoding c-type cytochrome, translated to MRYILFLLMPFYLFAKSSFITPMEYASSLYKNPRGIGCHLCHGESGEGRLVATYMDKKIKKSFSGNAINSLDFGKFHKALNERKNGMPRYFLTKKEIQALYFYLQEKKKKSSSNEK
- a CDS encoding HpcH/HpaI aldolase/citrate lyase family protein, with amino-acid sequence MKNELLLEIQTAYKNRDLQALDALAKPKYRNINKHNDFRSALMLSCNNIKHLSKIEDLEADCIMLNLEDGVSKEEKPFALVLCAIFLSHLPTCNKKLVVRVNPLDETGYEEITYLNQFMPDAIRVPKVNTPQEVERVSALVNDEIELHLSIETASAWHNLSSLRVNEKVTTFYFGILDLFADIKLSHNLVNRDNPTMLYMLSHFFISCKTMGIKPVSFVYQEFKNLIEFDKWLELEKSIGYDAKGCISPEQVLHVNKMFVNEVKEIQRAQVIIKLFEMHKEQGITGFVDEEYGFIDEPIYKGALALLEKK
- the folD gene encoding bifunctional methylenetetrahydrofolate dehydrogenase/methenyltetrahydrofolate cyclohydrolase FolD, encoding MQLLDGKALSTKIETIVLSGVKEFKKISGSVPGLAVVLVGHDPASAAYVSMKKKACDRVGFYSVTHEMPEDISQEAIENTITMMNNNPNIDGILIQLPLPPQIDTTKILELVDPSKDVDGFHPYNVGRLTTGLDGFVPCTPLGVMELLAEYNIDIKGKNCVVVGASNIVGKPMAALLLNADATVEICHIFTDDLKKHTLNADILLVGVGVINLIKEDMVKQDAIIIDIGINRADNGKLVGDVDFENVSKKCSYITPVPGGVGPMTIAMLLSNTLKAANANALRRV
- a CDS encoding energy transducer TonB family protein, which codes for MNRSSFALFVALLIHFLLILLFWLLGSITPEVKKPIKEKEEQRMKVSLKEMPKKFKDAGVTKKIIKPSNIAPPMPKGKQLKEIVKFIKQQPILYDQKKIQEQPEIKKQPINLPKEEPEVEEKPINKTEPLPPKEKHVVLESKKEPVKEEKKDPLAWMYEDKSSQEIKKKKTVAQSSSSIDQNIKELYGEEFGKLTPGQQQYIIDNQEIMRRITQQVLTRVASVNLPRDMNVNRSNIIEFYLHPNGDISDFRFLQKSGYFVLDNTTKETIDYAYSKYPRPSEKTLIRYNVFYNLARY